The DNA sequence TTAATATTTGGGATATGAGGAAGAATGTAGCTTTTGTTAAAAGCGATATTGACTTGCGGATAAGTAGAAGTCAAAAGGTTAAGGATATACTTATATCAGGGTTTTATGGAACTATTGGTATAAATAAAAATACAATTCCACTTGATATTTATGAGTCAAAGGCTTCGAAAATATTAGATGAACTCAATCTTGCGCAAATATCACATAAAAAATATTCTGAATTATCTGATGGGCAAAAAAGAAAGGTTCTCATTGCTAGAGCTATTACTAACGATCCAAAGGTTTTGGTACTTGATGAACCGACAGCAATGCTCGATTTAAAGTCAAGTTACGATATAATAAAGTTATTGAGCAATCTGGCAAATACAAATACTACTCTTCTTTATACGACTAATACATTAGATAATATTATCCCAGAGACTCAAAGAGTTATTTTTATTAAGCAAGGGGTAATTATTAGCTCTGGTACTCCAGATAAAATGCTAAACTCTGAATCTTTAAGCAAACTATTTGATACTAAGATAAAAGTTTATAGACATGATAATTATTGGAGAAGCACCCCTAATTATTAATTATTACAATGAGTACAATGATTACAAGCGAAATAAGTGCAAGAGATGATTTTAGGCCTTTTCCTTTTTTTCTTGATCTTATAAAAAGAGATCTATTTTTAACATATGGCCTGCCACAGTCGGCGCATATTATCTTGCCTGCTAGTGCTCTATCGGCGATAAGTCTTGCTGAACCACAATAGGTACAATTGTTAAAAGCCATCAGTACTAGTTCTTATTTTTAAGAAAAGATAATGGATTTGACATTGTTTCAGAATAAGTAAGTAAAGAATTAGATTTGTATTGATATATTAAATCAAGATTATGGTCTAGAAGAAAAGTTGCTGATCGATTTGTGAGGAAAT is a window from the Prochlorococcus marinus str. MIT 9211 genome containing:
- a CDS encoding ABC transporter ATP-binding protein, encoding MEPKTPMKSNWLQFKNVEIRIGEESIIKDLSLELALNEHCAVIGPNGSGKSTLINTIGRLFYPVVKNGSYLKIFDNELINIWDMRKNVAFVKSDIDLRISRSQKVKDILISGFYGTIGINKNTIPLDIYESKASKILDELNLAQISHKKYSELSDGQKRKVLIARAITNDPKVLVLDEPTAMLDLKSSYDIIKLLSNLANTNTTLLYTTNTLDNIIPETQRVIFIKQGVIISSGTPDKMLNSESLSKLFDTKIKVYRHDNYWRSTPNY